In Thalassophryne amazonica chromosome 14, fThaAma1.1, whole genome shotgun sequence, one DNA window encodes the following:
- the LOC117525384 gene encoding uncharacterized protein LOC117525384 translates to MADTESDLEIDGLESALDTLCSRHCSDESSLNSKDYCAEFCQLVEEYTGQWHVPLPQLKVLRTALCSFTNSTAAFPDDCQHIQYVLSSLALSFFELMLFFSKEEFEEEPLKDMLDSFQACHCQLLRHRNIYLQQLKQIIKAGGPWENPVLQGIMREANFPPKDVEDYLSSEAPIFLELRVRYLQACERMQEAMALAKSCLENPEAGKHLYFHQAYLTCLYKASLHEHLYKEMAELDGRDAVEIICNTESIEKDEVLLSLCKAFLTQQLQNGDMYYMWDLVFIWSRLHLRAHPSKHGFLAECWHLASSATNVRAVFPFIKVITTELGGEGMKVCVELCAWALQISDMRADTLTSSLVCKTIAFLLPHDLEICRACALLVFCQERSLEAYRTVHLLYMHPDQEPQLHSSPLQTNVRFHILQMLKERLCFDPEFWNLLTLKTHCLELMSDKVMKAAVLSELNEEEEKEYQEEMLTSVCENDSGPHSLNSCLCADPRFVSQGPPRQQTIDGETERGVASSKNTILTRRKWRRQQPRRQHGSDDEADLGSDPEFKYQLKCILSNDNPVYSLRRNHIKVENSAPVNSAPLKVPLNRKREYLSRLVKSQILKRQGWKKRCLEGLPGLEPVQPVKEKKVSGKRRGRPPGRKNFAKGELSYPDNEISLCEEEWNYEQTADVEQRDMPHLENELEQNFEQPNMHHEEMDDLEKERGFEEHTDMICDVSIGQHAKEEFQAHLACLSEPQAVIPAVEGDPQLDGPVFEFSGCPVEWLHSYSLNSRMPDVGQLQPPESLPSNVLNGDTEQDLQHTEEPLEQPKSQVKVKRTWKERLRTQHIKHHCDFCDKDYKGLNVMRHALCHLKNAKELRCILCGKYFKYFPCAKKHVLDHIEEMCKHKPGDQQPSPNATGAANGIEHNVQDESQHQNENQSFISDDIKLKQKPRDKNKVSELGRESRIIRNLRILMKKTSALHKKKPEGSILNIDFKEEQVVIKDGVVMVRDPFVLEEDGERQVKEMPQGEAPPGEATETPPEEVKEMPRGEVPPSEATEAPPGEAPPVEAKEIPPGEVKEMETKETSPGEAEEKLADQAEENPAEEYPAGGVEENLAGDVEERVVAQPEEKPARDNGHGVNVTYHLCPSETCDKVFAKVNCALTKHAITHHINEEKVLEKTFIWGKHKCVLCLRQIQCFQHYKAHMKLHDAALRHFCYHVDCNQRFQTQQELKEHVNTHQPFRPICPFADCEKIFSNLQGLYEHEWRHYVPAPQKDDLEVGPSKTKQNKEASWKQTVKIEEIWQQNQRAHKEHPLANQVEVYNLGDTGQMGKHDASPCEIRDLDSSRYQYKSENLAERTVGYRPLDSNRTFLNGYEYEMKGQVSREISDSKSPRKTHRKRVPLDPLDVKDRKDVACLCDGVQEKMVQPHITEHKSFIPDDPSHRSYEKAPFSRPPPSTYLNESVLAMRKRSKVEESPPKKSLWHWKKKETAKEQEKQIDDVAPAPKIRYRCIKCLSSFSTSEELQEHQALNTCSSLFGFDSDDENQ, encoded by the exons ATGGCGGATACAGAAAGTGATTTGGAAATAGACGGGCTGGAATCAGCTCTGGACACTCTGTGTAGTCGACACTGTAGCGACGAGTCTTCTCTGAATAGCAAAGACTATTGTGCTGAGTTCTGTCAG TTGGTTGAGGAGTACACAGGACAATGGCACGTTCCTCTCCCTCAGCTGAAGGTACTGCGAACAGCACTGTGCAGTTTCACCAATTCAACTGCTGCCTTCCCTGATGACTGTCAGCACATCCAATATGTTCTCAGCAGTCTGGCCTt GAGCTTCTTTGAGCTGATGCTCTTCTTCAGCAAAGAGGAGTTTGAGGAGGAGCCTTTAAAAGACATGCTTGATTCTTTTCAG GCATGTCACTGTCAGCTCCTGAGGCACAGGAACATCTACCTTCAACAGTTGAAGCAGATAATTAAAGCTGGAGGGCCGTGGGAAAATCCTGTGCTACAAGGAATTATGAGAGAAGCAAATTTCCCACCAAAAGATG TTGAGGATTATTTGAGTTCAGAGGCACCAATTTTCTTGGAGCTGCGTGTTCGTTATTTGCAGGCCTGTGAGCGAATGCAGGAGGCCATGGCCCTAGCTAAAAGCTGTCTTGAAAATCCAGAGGCTGGAAAACATTTGTACTTCCATCAGGCTTACCTCACCTGCCTCTACAAGGCCTCACTGCATGAACATCTTTACAAGGAG ATGGCAGAGCTAGATGGGCGTGATGCAGTGGAGATCATCTGCAACACGGAGAGCATTGAAAAAGATGAGGTGCTGCTGTCGCTGTGCAAAGCTTTTCTGACCCAGCAGCTTCAGAATGGGGACATGTACTACATGTG GGACCTGGTGTTCATCTGGAGCAGGTTGCATCTTCGGGCTCATCCCTCCAAACATGGATTCTTGGCTGAATGCTGGCATTTGGCTTCCTCTGCTACCAACGTCAGAGCCGTCTTTCCCTTCATTAAAGTGATCACCACCGAG CTGGGTGGTGAAGGCATGAAGGTGTGTGTAGAACTTTGCGCCTGGGCCTTGCAGATTAGTGACATGCGTGCTGACACACTGACATCGTCACTTGTCTGCAAGACCATCGCCTTCCTGCTGCCCCATGACTTGGAGATCTGTCGGGCGTGTGCTCTGCTGGTTTTCTGCCAGGAAAGAAGCCTGGAAGCCTACAGGACTGTCCACCTGCTTTACATGCACCCCGATCAGGAGCCACAGCTCCACAGCAGCCCTCTCCAAACTAATGTTCGGTTCCATATTCTACAG ATGCTCAAGGAACGCTTGTGTTTTGACCCTGagttttggaacctcttgaccctGAAGACTCATTGCTtggagttgatgagtgacaaagTCATGAAAGCTGCTGTGCTGAGTGAGCTGAATGAAGAAGAAGAGAAGGAATACCAAGAAGAGATGTTAACAAGTGTTTGTGAAAATGACTCTGGTCCTCATAGCTTAAATTCATGCCTGTGTGCTGATCCTAGATTTGTCAGCCAAGGGCCTCCAAGACAGCAGACTATAGATGGAGAGACAGAAAGGGGTGTTGCCTCATCAAAAAACACCATACTGACGAGGAGAAAATGGAGACGGCAACAACCAAGAAGGCAGCATGGTTCAGATGATGAAGCAGACCTCGGCAGTGATCCGGAGTTTAAATATCAACTCAAATGTATTTTGTCAAATGATAACCCCGTGTACTCACTAAGACGCAACCACATTAAAGTGGAAAATTCAGCGCCTGTTAATTCTGCTCCTCTAAAGGTCCCGCTAAACCGTAAGAGGGAATACCTTTCTAGGTTGGTGAAGAGCCAAATTTTGAAAAGGCAGGGTTGGAAGAAAAGGTGTTTAGAGGGCCTTCCTGGACTGGAGCCGGTACAGCCAGTAAAAGAGAAAAAGGTCAGTGGGAAGAGACGGGGCCGGCCACCAGGGAGGAAGAATTTTGCAAAAGGAGAGCTCTCTTACCCTGATAATGAAATATCCCTTTGTGAGGAGGAGTGGAATTATGAACAGACAGCTGATGTAGAACAGCGAGATATGCCTCATCTTGAGAatgaactagaacagaactttgaACAGCCAAATATGCATCATGAAGAGATGGATGATCTTGAGAAGGAGAGAGGATTTGAGGAACATACTGACATGATCTGTGATGTCAGTATCGGTCAACATGCCAAAGAAGAGTTTCAGGCACATTTAGCTTGTCTTAGTGAGCCTCAGGCTGTCATTCCTGCTGTTGAAGGTGATCCTCAGTTGGATGGTCCAGTTTTTGAGTTTTCGGGTTGTCCAGTCGAATGGTTACACAGCTACTCGCTAAACTCAAGAATGCCTGATGTTGGGCAGCTTCAGCCTCCAGAATCCCTGCCATCAAATGTACTGAATGGGGACACGGAGCAGGACCTCCAACACACAGAGGAACCGTTAGAACAGCCAAAATCTCAG gTGAAAGTCAAGAGAACATGGAAGGAACGACTTCGTACTCAACACATAAAACACCATTGCGACTTCTGTGACAAAGACTACAAAGGCTTGAATGTGATGAGGCATGCTCTCTGTCACCTAAAGAACGCTAAAGAACTCAGATGTATACTCTGTGGAAAGTACTTTAAATATTTCCCTTGTGCTAAAAAACATGTGCTGGACCACATTGAGGAAATGTGCAAGCATAAACCAGGTGACCAACAACCATCTCCTAATGCCACTGGAGCTGCTAATGGAATAGAACACAATGTGCAAGATGAGAGCCAGCATCAGAATGAAAATCAGTCCTTCATCTCTGATGATATAAAATTGAAACAGAAGCCCAGAGACAAAAATAAGGTGTCCGAGCTTGGGAGGGAAAGTCGAATTATCAGAAACCTCCGTATCCTCATGAAGAAGACATCTGCCCTGCACAAAAAGAAACCCGAGGGTAGTATACTCAATATAGACTTTAAAGAAGAGCAGGTTGTTATTAAAGATGGTGTGGTAATGGTAAGAGATCCATTTGTGCTGGAGGAGGATGGAGAAAGACAGGTGAAGGAGATGCCACAAGGGGAGGCGCCACCAGGGGAGGCAACGGAGACACCACCTGAGGAGGTGAAGGAAATGCCACGAGGAGAGGTGCCACCAAGTGAGGCAACTGAGGCGCCACCAGGGGAGGCGCCACCAGTGGAGGCCAAGGAGATACCACCAGGGGAGGTCAAGGAAATGGAGACCAAGGAGACGTCACCAGGAGAGGCGGAGGAAAAATTGGCTGACCAGGCAGAGGAGAATCCAGCAGAAGAGTATCCAGCAGGAGGAGTGGAAGAGAATTTAGCAGGAGATGTGGAGGAAAGAGTGGTTGCACAGCCAGAGGAGAAACCAGCAAGAGATAATGGACATGGTGTGAACGTTACATATCATTTGTGTCCATCAGAGACATGTGATAAAGTCTTTGCGAAGGTCAACTGTGCACTCACCAAGCATGCTATCACCCATCATATCAATGAAGAAAAGGTGTTGGAGAAGACTTTCATTTGGGGCAAACACAAGTGCGTCCTCTGCCTCAG GCAGATACAGTGTTTCCAGCATTATAAGGCCCACATGAAACTACATGATGCTGCTCTCCGGCACTTCTGCTACCACGTGGATTGCAACCAGCGCTTCCAAACCCAACAGGAATTGAAAGAGCATGTTAATACCCATCAGCCCTTCAGACCTATTTGCCCCTTTGCAGATTGTGAGAAGATCTTCTCAAACCTTCAGGGTCTTTATGAACATGAATGGAGGCATTATGTCCCAGCACCTCAAAAAGATGACCTGGAAGTGGGACCcagcaaaacaaagcaaaataaagAAGCTTCTTGGAAACAGACAGTGAAGATTGAGGAAATCTGGCAGCAGAATCAAAGGGCACACAAAGAGCATCCCTTAGCTAATCAGGTTGAGGTATACAATCTTGGAGATACCGGGCAAATGGGCAAACATGACGCTTCTCCATGTGAAATACGTGATCTGGACAGTAGTCGCTATCAGTACAAATCAGAAAATCTTGCAGAAAGAACAGTTGGTTATAGGCCTTTAGACAGCAACAGAACCTTTCTCAACGGATACGAATATGAAATGAAAGGCCAGGTGTCACGAGAGATTTCAGATTCAAAAAGTCCAAGGAAAACGCATCGAAAGAGAGTTCCGTTGGATCCCTTGGATGTCAAAGATCGAAAAGATGTAGCCTGTTTATGTGACGGAGTCCAAGAGAAAATGGTACAACCACACATTACTGAGCACAAAAGTTTCATACCTGATGATCCCTCCCATAGGTCTTATGAAAAAGCCCCCTTCTCACGGCCACCACCTTCCACCTACCTTAATGAGTCTGTGTTGGCAATGCGTAAGAGGAGTAAAGTTGAAGAGAGTCCTCCAAAGAAAAGTTTATGGCATTGGAAGAAAAAGGAGACTGCCAAAGAACAGGAGAAGCAGATTGATGATGTGGCTCCTGCACCGAAGATTAGATATCGCTGCATCAAATGTCTGTCGTCCTTCAGCACTTCAGAAGAATTACAGGAACACCAAGCCCTCAACACCTGCTCGTCACTCTTTGGCTTTGATTCAGATGATGAAA ATCAGTAG